A portion of the Candidatus Peregrinibacteria bacterium genome contains these proteins:
- a CDS encoding CTP synthase, with protein sequence MSPASSKFVFITGGVCSSLGKGIASASIGMLLKNAGFKVSIQKLDPYLNVDPGTMSPFQHGEVFVTDDGAETDLDLGHYERFIDENLSKYSTVTTGKVYSEVLEKERKGDFLGGTIQVVPHITNAIIAKIEQAAEESKAEILIIEIGGTVGDIEGEPFLEALRQMRMEKGLSNVLSVHLTLLPYLAASGELKTKPTQLSVREMSRSGVQPDIILCRADKEIPPELLEKISKFCNVEREAVIPAPTVDTIYEVPLGLHKHGITQILEKKMKLRTVDPKLTEWRKMVDNIKNAKEEIKIALCGKYTDLDDAYLSVLEAIKSASFSLKKKPKIMWIDTERIEKNDTEEWKNLKECAGIVVPGGFGKRGTEGKVLVAKYAREHKIPYLGLCLGAQIMGIEFARNVCHIEDATSEEFNTRAKNHIIHFLPGQSETRAKGGTLRLGAWPCVLRKGLKAERAYKKREISERHRHRYEFNNAYREVLEKNGFLVSGISPDGELVEIVEIKDHPFMLGTQFHPEFKSRPNRPHPLFAAFMRAVIS encoded by the coding sequence ATGTCTCCAGCATCATCGAAATTTGTCTTTATAACTGGCGGTGTCTGCTCTTCTCTGGGAAAGGGAATCGCTTCTGCCTCCATCGGAATGCTTCTCAAAAATGCTGGTTTCAAGGTCTCTATTCAAAAACTTGATCCGTATCTCAATGTTGATCCGGGAACAATGTCGCCATTTCAACATGGAGAAGTGTTTGTCACAGATGATGGAGCAGAAACCGATCTTGATCTTGGGCATTACGAAAGATTTATCGATGAAAATCTTTCCAAATATTCTACGGTTACTACGGGAAAAGTATATTCGGAAGTTCTCGAAAAAGAGCGAAAAGGAGATTTTCTTGGCGGAACGATTCAAGTGGTACCGCACATCACGAATGCTATTATTGCAAAAATTGAACAAGCTGCGGAAGAATCAAAAGCGGAAATTCTTATTATTGAAATCGGAGGAACTGTTGGAGACATAGAAGGGGAACCATTTTTGGAAGCGCTCCGCCAGATGAGAATGGAAAAAGGACTCTCAAATGTCCTTTCCGTTCATCTCACGCTACTTCCATATCTTGCGGCATCAGGAGAACTCAAAACAAAACCAACACAGCTTTCTGTTCGAGAAATGAGCAGAAGCGGTGTGCAGCCAGATATTATCTTGTGTAGAGCGGATAAAGAAATCCCGCCAGAACTTCTCGAAAAGATTTCAAAATTTTGCAACGTGGAAAGAGAAGCAGTGATTCCCGCCCCCACAGTGGACACGATTTATGAAGTTCCACTTGGTCTTCATAAACACGGAATTACGCAAATTCTTGAAAAAAAAATGAAGCTTCGTACGGTAGATCCGAAGCTCACCGAATGGAGAAAAATGGTGGACAACATTAAAAACGCGAAGGAAGAAATAAAAATCGCACTCTGCGGAAAATACACAGATCTCGATGATGCCTATCTTTCCGTTTTAGAAGCCATAAAATCAGCTTCATTTTCTTTAAAGAAAAAGCCGAAAATCATGTGGATCGATACTGAGCGCATTGAGAAAAATGACACAGAAGAATGGAAAAACCTCAAAGAGTGCGCAGGAATAGTTGTTCCTGGAGGATTTGGAAAAAGAGGAACAGAAGGGAAAGTTCTTGTCGCAAAATATGCAAGAGAGCACAAAATCCCCTACCTTGGACTTTGCCTTGGTGCGCAAATTATGGGAATTGAATTTGCGCGAAATGTATGTCACATCGAAGACGCAACATCAGAAGAATTTAACACTCGAGCAAAAAATCATATTATCCATTTTCTTCCCGGACAAAGCGAAACACGTGCAAAAGGCGGGACGCTTCGTCTTGGAGCATGGCCGTGTGTTCTCAGAAAAGGATTAAAGGCCGAGCGGGCATACAAAAAAAGAGAAATTTCAGAAAGACACCGACATCGATATGAATTTAATAATGCGTACAGAGAAGTGCTCGAAAAAAATGGGTTTCTTGTTTCAGGGATTTCTCCAGATGGAGAACTTGTGGAAATTGTCGAAATAAAAGACCATCCATTTATGCTCGGAACACAATTCCATCCGGAATTTAAATCCAGACCGAATCGACCACATCCGCTGTTTGCAGCATTTATGAGGGCGGTGATTTCGTGA